In bacterium, a genomic segment contains:
- a CDS encoding lysylphosphatidylglycerol synthase domain-containing protein gives MSETPAPARLLKVLRIAYLAGLAVLIGWVARTESDEVLALLGDARPGLIVASLASSFFLILIGAWFWTVGLRIQGHGLGTPRLFSKATVATSRSLLARYVPGAVWFAVGRVTLLRNAGLPVGPLSATAILEMATSLTVVLMSGLAVLGLSGGIPGGAAWMVFVAAALIVATAPGGGGRVMAWLAARRGIEFSLDWRGYIRLIGINVVFWGWSAVTFLLYLRAFPAADEFRTLLVVGGFLLTWGIGFLAPFAPQGIGVFELTMATVLQAEGMARTVVVLGGYRLVLLARDLISTATAEIITTRQALREPEPQETRPGSGAFDDPGQDPPGTPR, from the coding sequence GTGAGCGAGACCCCGGCGCCGGCCCGGCTGCTCAAGGTCCTCCGCATCGCCTACCTGGCCGGTCTGGCGGTCCTGATCGGCTGGGTGGCGAGGACGGAGTCGGACGAGGTGCTAGCCCTGCTCGGCGATGCGCGCCCCGGGCTGATCGTGGCCTCGCTGGCCTCCAGCTTTTTCCTGATCCTCATAGGCGCCTGGTTCTGGACGGTGGGCCTGCGCATCCAGGGACACGGCCTCGGCACTCCACGCCTCTTCTCCAAGGCCACCGTGGCGACGTCGCGCTCGCTCCTGGCGCGGTACGTGCCCGGAGCGGTCTGGTTCGCCGTCGGGAGGGTCACCCTGCTGCGCAACGCCGGCCTGCCCGTGGGACCGCTCAGCGCCACCGCCATCCTCGAGATGGCCACCAGCCTGACCGTGGTGCTCATGAGCGGGCTGGCCGTCCTCGGTCTCTCGGGCGGCATCCCGGGAGGCGCCGCGTGGATGGTGTTCGTCGCCGCAGCCCTGATCGTGGCCACGGCGCCGGGTGGAGGAGGCCGGGTAATGGCCTGGCTGGCCGCCCGTCGGGGCATCGAGTTCTCCCTCGATTGGCGCGGGTACATCCGGTTGATCGGGATCAACGTGGTGTTCTGGGGATGGTCGGCGGTGACGTTCCTGCTGTACCTGCGCGCCTTTCCGGCTGCTGACGAGTTCCGCACCCTGTTGGTCGTCGGTGGGTTCCTCCTCACCTGGGGGATCGGGTTCCTGGCGCCATTCGCGCCCCAGGGGATCGGCGTGTTCGAACTGACCATGGCCACCGTGCTCCAGGCCGAGGGGATGGCCCGGACCGTGGTGGTGCTGGGCGGCTACCGGCTGGTCCTCCTGGCGCGTGACCTGATATCGACCGCGACCGCCGAGATCATCACCACACGGCAAGCGCTTCGGGAGCCAGAGCCCCAGGAGACGCGTCCGGGATCCGGAGCGTTCGACGATCCCGGTCAGGATCCTCCGGGAACGCCGCGATGA
- a CDS encoding ABC transporter ATP-binding protein, which produces MTAARSGQAIRVRGVGVRYRAYLDRASTWRRVVARRRLRQTTTVVALDEVSFEVEWGETMGLVGDNGAGKSTLLRVIARTMRPDAGSVVVNGETSTLLQLGAGFNHELSGRRNVYLSGLAHGLARVEVSRLFDDIVEYAGLGEAIDRPIKSYSSGMVSRLAFSISIHLAPDILLLDEVLAVGDAGFRKKSQAAMTQLLGQGGAVMVASHGLRGMAEVCDRVLWLERGRVRDLGPAEAVIEAYGRASPSAPR; this is translated from the coding sequence GTGACGGCAGCGCGGTCAGGACAGGCCATCCGGGTCAGGGGGGTAGGGGTGCGGTACCGCGCCTATCTCGACCGTGCCTCGACCTGGCGGCGGGTCGTGGCCCGGCGCAGGCTCCGGCAGACCACCACGGTGGTGGCTCTCGACGAAGTCTCCTTCGAGGTGGAGTGGGGAGAGACCATGGGCCTGGTGGGCGACAACGGCGCCGGCAAGAGCACGCTCCTGCGGGTGATTGCCCGGACCATGCGACCCGACGCGGGCTCGGTGGTGGTGAACGGTGAGACCTCCACACTCCTCCAACTCGGGGCGGGTTTCAACCATGAACTCTCGGGACGGCGTAACGTCTACCTGAGCGGCCTGGCCCACGGCCTGGCCCGGGTCGAGGTGTCCCGGCTGTTCGACGACATCGTGGAATATGCCGGGCTGGGCGAGGCCATCGACCGCCCGATCAAGTCCTACTCGTCGGGCATGGTGTCCCGGCTGGCCTTCTCGATCTCCATCCACCTGGCCCCCGACATCCTGCTGCTGGACGAGGTACTGGCGGTCGGCGACGCCGGCTTCCGGAAGAAGAGCCAGGCGGCGATGACACAACTGCTCGGGCAGGGTGGCGCGGTGATGGTGGCCAGCCACGGGCTCAGGGGTATGGCCGAAGTGTGCGATCGGGTGCTGTGGCTGGAGCGGGGGAGGGTACGGGATCTGGGACCCGCCGAAGCGGTGATCGAGGCCTACGGCCGTGCCTCCCCGTCGGCGCCCCGGTGA
- a CDS encoding ABC transporter permease — protein MSTVTADQVPSLSGWRNYVRNLWRWREFGWFLALGNLKARNASTSLGLVWWMLNPLIMAAVYFLVFGLILDGRRGEPQFIAWLLSGVFIFNYTATAMTSGANSILANRRLLVNIRFPRLILPISAIIETGVGFLMSIAVYYVIVWPADGVWPGITLLWLPVAVALHTVFNLGLAGWTARLAIPFRDINNLIPHLTRLWLYLSPIIWPLTFLRDRGGLVEDLAVLNPMYGILSFYRMVLMGRDLDTAAFVLALLWTLVLGGGGILSFVRHEGNMVRHL, from the coding sequence GTGTCCACAGTAACGGCCGATCAGGTCCCCAGCCTCTCCGGGTGGCGTAACTACGTCCGGAACCTGTGGCGCTGGCGCGAGTTCGGGTGGTTCCTGGCCTTGGGCAACCTCAAGGCCCGCAACGCCTCCACCTCCCTGGGGTTGGTCTGGTGGATGCTGAACCCCCTGATCATGGCCGCCGTCTACTTCCTGGTGTTCGGTCTGATCCTGGACGGGCGGCGCGGCGAGCCACAGTTCATCGCCTGGCTCCTGTCCGGCGTGTTCATCTTCAACTACACCGCCACCGCCATGACCTCGGGCGCCAACAGCATTCTCGCCAATCGGCGCCTCCTGGTGAACATCCGCTTCCCGCGCCTGATCCTGCCGATCTCCGCCATCATCGAGACCGGGGTCGGTTTCCTGATGTCGATCGCCGTGTATTACGTCATCGTCTGGCCGGCTGACGGCGTGTGGCCCGGCATCACCCTGCTGTGGCTACCGGTCGCCGTCGCCCTCCACACGGTCTTCAACCTGGGGCTGGCCGGCTGGACCGCTCGCCTCGCCATCCCGTTCCGGGACATCAACAACCTGATCCCGCACCTGACCAGGCTGTGGCTGTACCTGTCCCCGATCATCTGGCCCCTGACCTTCCTGCGGGATCGCGGTGGTCTGGTGGAGGACCTGGCGGTGCTGAACCCGATGTACGGGATCCTCTCGTTCTACCGGATGGTGCTCATGGGCAGGGACCTGGACACTGCTGCCTTCGTCCTGGCGTTGCTGTGGACGCTGGTGCTCGGCGGGGGCGGCATCCTCAGCTTCGTGCGGCACGAGGGCAACATGGTGCGGCACCTGTGA